A region from the Candidatus Zixiibacteriota bacterium genome encodes:
- the dsrA gene encoding dissimilatory-type sulfite reductase subunit alpha, which translates to MADQIPNTPKLDELEKGPWPSFVKEIKMAAKNSPMARDLLGVLELSYNEKIGHWKHGGIVGVMGYGGGVIGRYSDMPEEFPGISHFHTIRINQPSGWFYTADALRTLCDIWDKHGSGLTNMHGSTGDIVFLGCRTDALEPVFEDLTKAGFDLGGSGSDVRTPSCCCGPARCEWACYDTLALTYDLTMHYQDELHRPAFPYKFKFKMSGCPNDCVASIARADMSIIGTWRDDIQMNQDEVKKYADNGLNIQRDVAGNCPGKCMDWDGNELKIENEYCVRCMHCINVMPKALRPGKDRGACVLLGSKAPIVEGALLSSVLIPFWKPEPPYEDLKDLVETMHDLWCEEGKARERIGEFIQRVGMGNFLEEIGLEPLPEMVAHPRENPYVFYEEYYEEDDGDEGEE; encoded by the coding sequence ATGGCGGATCAAATCCCCAACACCCCAAAATTGGACGAACTCGAGAAGGGGCCCTGGCCTAGTTTTGTAAAAGAGATCAAGATGGCTGCCAAAAACAGCCCTATGGCCCGCGACCTGCTCGGAGTTTTAGAACTGTCCTACAATGAGAAAATCGGCCATTGGAAACATGGCGGAATCGTCGGCGTTATGGGATACGGCGGCGGCGTCATCGGCCGTTATTCCGACATGCCGGAGGAATTTCCAGGCATTTCTCATTTCCACACAATTCGAATCAATCAGCCGTCGGGCTGGTTCTACACCGCTGACGCTCTGCGCACGCTATGCGATATTTGGGACAAACATGGTTCCGGTTTGACCAACATGCACGGTTCGACCGGTGACATTGTTTTTCTGGGTTGTCGCACGGATGCGCTGGAACCGGTTTTTGAAGATTTGACCAAAGCCGGGTTTGACCTTGGCGGTTCCGGTTCTGACGTCCGTACGCCGAGTTGTTGTTGCGGTCCGGCTCGCTGCGAGTGGGCCTGTTATGACACGCTGGCGTTAACTTATGACTTGACCATGCATTATCAGGACGAACTACATCGACCAGCGTTTCCGTACAAGTTCAAATTCAAAATGTCCGGTTGTCCTAATGACTGCGTTGCCTCGATAGCCCGCGCCGATATGTCCATCATCGGCACCTGGCGCGACGACATCCAGATGAATCAGGACGAAGTCAAGAAGTATGCCGATAACGGGTTGAATATTCAGCGCGATGTCGCTGGCAACTGCCCCGGTAAATGTATGGATTGGGATGGCAACGAGTTGAAGATTGAAAACGAATACTGCGTCAGGTGCATGCACTGCATCAATGTCATGCCCAAAGCCCTGCGTCCCGGAAAAGACCGTGGCGCCTGTGTTCTTCTCGGTTCCAAGGCACCGATTGTCGAAGGCGCTTTATTATCGTCGGTGTTAATTCCATTCTGGAAACCTGAACCGCCCTACGAAGACTTGAAAGACCTGGTTGAAACTATGCACGACCTATGGTGTGAAGAAGGTAAGGCTCGTGAGCGAATTGGTGAATTCATCCAGCGTGTTGGTATGGGCAATTTCCTTGAGGAGATCGGACTTGAGCCACTTCCGGAAATGGTCGCTCATCCGCGCGAAAATCCATATGTCTTTTATGAAGAATATTATGAAGAAGATGATGGTGACGAGGGTGAGGAATAA